Below is a window of Leptospira stimsonii DNA.
AGTCGTTCTCTTTGTTCCGCCTCAAAAAAAACGGTAAGATGATTCGTAAAAAGTTTGCATTTGTTTTGGCCAAGAACCTCGGCTACTCCGATAAACATGCGGCGTCCATCGAAAAGAATCAGTTCTATGTCCTGAGGATAATCGTAACGATTGTAGTGATGCCAAAGAACTCGGTGACTTTCCGCAATGTATCTCCAATGCAATCGAACGTCCTTGATTTCGAAGCTATCCTTCCATAAAGAACTCACGTCTTGAAATTCCTCTTCTCGATCGTCCGGAAAGATTCGATTTACTTTTTTTACGGAAATTCCAAAACCCCAGCGAAGGGAGAATTCATCCTCAAAGCTGAAACGAATCATTTCCCCCTCCCTCGTGGTCCAATAAACCGCCTTCGAAACTCCATGCGCGTTTTCGAATATTCGAAAACGACCGTAATATTGTACCGTTTGGACTTTTAGGCCTACGAGTTCTTTGCATCTCTGTTCGAGATCCAACTCCTTCTTCATTCTTCTTCGTTTTTGTCCTGAAGAATTCTATGAAGATCATATAACGTTTCCGAATAAACGATCGGATTTACGGATTCGAAGGGAAGCAATCGAGGATCCTCTTCCCCTCTGGGTTCGTCATAGATATAACTTCCCGTGGTGATCGATCCTCGATTTACGAAGAAAAATTCCCGAAAGGTCATAGGCTGGTCGTAGTCGTAACTCTGAACGTTCAGGCCTTCGATTTTGAGAAAGACTTCGACTTCCTCGTTTGGAAACAACTTGTGATAAGAAGAAATGCCTCCGCTATCGACGACGGATCCCCTTCTCCATCCGAATTTTTCGGCTCTGTATTTGAACGTGCTCCCGCGAAGGGATTTGTCTTCGAATTGAAACGAGATTTTTTTCTTCCGATCTTCCTCGATCAGAAGATACGTGTCACGAGTCAGCTGAGGAATCGGCGGACGAATTTTGAGATTCTCCCACTTTCCTAACCACAATCTCTTTTCTTCTTCATCCAAAGAAAGCGGATGTAAAAGATGAATTTTGGAAACGTCTTCCGTATTTAACTTTTTATCTTCGATGTTCAGAATGTTTATTTCGGAAACATAAAAGTTTTCCCTCTCTTGATTCTTCTTGGAAATCTTTACCCAAACGTAATTCCGCGCGAAAGCGTTCGCGATCGGATTTTTAAGAAACAATTCTTTCCATTCTTCAACGGGCCATCTCCTCTGGACGACCAGATAGTATTCCATGTTCGTCCCGAATTGTTTGATCGAATCCTTGAGTAGGGTTGCCTCTTCCTTGTTTTTTTTCTTTTCGGCCTCGCTCCACTTGGGTGATTTCACCTCTTTATTGGATTCGTCCCAATAAGTGAACTTCAAGTCCTTTGAAATTCTCGCTGTATATTCAATTTTATTTATATTTATTTTTTTACTTAGATCTTTAAAATCGAAATCGGGAAGCATTCGGTCCTGTAGCTCGTACGGCGTCAGGAGCATCTTGGACGCGATGGACTCGAAGCCTTGCTCGGCGGCTTCCCTCACATTCGGATATTTCGTTCGAAAGGTTTGTCTGATTCTATCCAAAGCGCGGGCGGCGGCCATCGAATTCATCAACCCCAAACAGGCGCAGGCATTGAGATTCGTTTCTTTTTTGGCTACTGTCTCCAGTTCGGAAATTACATTCTCTTTTCCGAATATTCCAAGAATAGAAATCGCAAATCGATTGGGCGCCTTAAAACCGCCGTTTTTTTGAATGAGGGAAAGTAGCTCTTTGGAAAACGTTTCAAAGGAATTCTTATCGATTTGTTCCAGGACGTCTTTCAGCTCCGAATCAAGAACGATTTCGGAACGTGTTTTCTGTCTGTAGAAAAGATAACGAACTTCCTCTGAACTCAAAGGTTTTTTATCCTTCCAGAGAACTTTCGGAAGTTTTGTTTCATCCAACCACTTTGCTAAAGGTTTTTCCAGTTTTCCTAAATTCTTCGCGGTCTCAATTCGATTCTTCACTTCCTCTGCGCTTACGGATTTCGTATTCTCGTATAACAACTCCACCGCCAAATTACGAACGTCGTCGTTCTTCTCGGTTGCAAGAAGGGGCTCCAGCGCTTCGATCGATTTTTGAGTTCGCATTAAATTGAGAATCAACGCACCCGCCTCTCTCAGATGGGTTTGTTTCTCCTTCAAAAGCTCCTTTGCTCTAGGAATAACGATCTCTTCGGGAAGTCTGCTCAACGCCAAACAAGCCGTTTCACTCACCTTTTTGAACTCGCTTTTCGCGATTTCCCAGGTTTTATCGTAGTATTTCGTGTAGTCCAAACCGGAAAGAATGTTGAAAATTTGACGAAAATGACCGGCAATCCCGTCGTCTTTGATGCTCATATCGAGGGCTTCTCCGGCAATATCGATGGCTTCTTGACCGAGATATTTTACCGCAACGCCGATCACGTTCAAATCAAGAACCTTCGTTTTTTCTACGTATTCAAAAACCGTTTCCTTTACGTTCTTCCCGAACGTCTTCAAAGCCCACTCGATAAAATCCGGTGTATCGTCCCGATAATAACCCTTGCCACCGGACCAATCGAAGTTGTACCCGCGATCTACATTCTTATTTTTTTTATCGGAGATATATTGCAGAATTTCTTTTATGAAATCGATCGTTTCTGTTTTGTATTTTTCGCTAAAGGATTCATAACGAATTCTTGCTAGTTCCGCTCTACACGAAACACAATCGATATTTTGAATGGAATCGTTTAGAATCGGTTCTATCTTTTGGGGAAACGCTCTGCAGATAATTTCTATCGTCTCATAGGGAACGTGCTTTCTACCGTCCGTTCCTTCGTATTCTTTGATACGAGTGAGTTTAGGAATCTGACTTTGAATCAATTCCGATTTTTCCAGAACAAGAAGCTCCACGAATTGTGCAGGTAAACCTTCCTCCACAAAGTCGTTTATCAAAGTATCGGCGTTCGCAAGAATGAATTTTCCGAACGAGGTAACCTTCTTATCCGAAGTAAGCGCCATTTCGCTGATTTTGTATTTTCTTTCGACAAGAATTTTCGCTTCGTCGATTTCATAATCTTTGAGGCATTGGAGAATATCGGAGAATAGATTCTGATCTTCGGGATGATCGAGAACTTCCTTTTTCATCCAGCGATAAAACGATTCGAAAAAACCTTCCTTGTTCTTTTTAAAGGACCACGCGCCTTGTGTGATGTAGGAAAGAATTCGAAAATCTACCGCCGACCATGTTCGAAAAGGGCCCAAAACCTCAGGAATATCTCGGAAATAATATTGGTCCTCGTTGATCGCTTTCGGAATCTCGTTCGTGTCTCCGGCAAAAAAGCTCTGAAGCATTGCGAGTTTCTTTTTCGTATCTTCCTTATACGCCTTATCTTTCACCGCTCTGTAGAATTTTTCAAGCGCCTCTTTGTGTTGTTCGAAACTTCGTTCGAATTCTTGCGGGTCTTCGCTCGAAACGATTTTCTTTTTTTCCTCCGGTTTCGGATCTAAAAAATTCCGAATCGCCTCGATACCTTCGTAGACGATCTCCTTCGGGATATTTTCAATCTTGTTTCCTTCGATATCTAACCTTGTAAGATTGATTAAATTAGAAAATTCGAATGGAATCTTTTTCAATGGAGAATAAAGCATTTCCAGAGTTTCCAGATTCTTCAGTTCGAAAATACATTTTGGAATTTCCGTGAACCGATTGAAATTCAAATTCAAATCGGTCAGGTTTTTCAATTTGCCGATCGAAGAAGGAAGATCCGAAAGTAGATTAGAATTCAAATACAACTCGGTGAGTTGAATAAGATCGCCGATCGAATCGGGAATTTCGATGGGGGTTCTTTCTTCCATAGTACTGGAATGATCGTTTTCCCGGTTATAATTCACCCAAAGAGTTTCCAAAGAATGAAGCATACCGATGCTTTTTGGTAATGCTTTGAGTTCTTCGTTGTGCTGGATATCCAGTCGATTCAAATTGGAGAGTTTTCCAAGAGACTCGGGTAAGAATTCGATCGAGGTTCTTTCAATGCTTAACCAAGTGAGAGTTTTCAATTCTCCGATGGAATCCGGTATCGATTTTAGGGATTCGCTTTCTTTGATCTCCAGATGATCCAGATTCTTAAAATTTCCGATCAAATTCGGTAAAACGGAAACTTTCTGCAAATCCAAACGTTTCAACCAATCGAGTTTACAAACTTCCTCCATCAGTTCTTCGGAACCTTCCACGTTGATACTCAGTTGTTCACTCTTTTGTTTTTGAACGTCCGCGATCGACTTCAGAGCGAAGACGTTGACGTTCCCAATTGGGATCTCGACTTCTTCGAAACCTTCTTTTAATTTTGTCGCGATCAGACCGTCCGCCTTTTTTCGACAGAGTTCCTCCGAAGCGAATGTTTCCGTACTGGATTTCGATTCTCCATAACGTGGCCCTTGCCGAAACGTCAGTGTCTTTGTATTCAAGTCGATGGACCAAAATTTTTCCGATTTGTTCTTTTGATAAATAAAATTACGTGTCATTGGATCGAGTACCCATACTCAAAGTTTTCGCTTTCCTATTGGCAAAGCGACGGAGCACAGAAACAACAAATTAGATTTTACTTTTTGCAAAGAAGAACCGCAAAAAGGGAAGCTACGAAAAAAAAATAAAACTGTCGTTTTTTAAAAAGACATTCAATTTTTCGAAACTGATATTGAACGAAAGCTCGTCGCGAAACAAAAGATTTGAATTTGAAATCAAAAAAGGAAGATTCTTTTCTCGTTCGGCCACCGAAACGAAAGAATCCAGGGAAAACGCAACTCAACTTTCAGTTTCAAAAATCAAATCGCCTCTTTCTCGTGATTCTTGCAAAGGATTTTAAAAGAATCTCGTTCTTCCGAGATGAATTTTCATCAAACCGAACGCCACAGCATTACATTATAAGTAGTCTTCTGCCATATTATAATGTCAGAAGAATATTCAAGAATAACGGATAGAATCATTCTCTGAGATTCAAATTCTTACTTTATAAGTTTTGATTTCATTGCTGGCAATGTTGAACCGGCAAGAGTTAAAAATAATTTTTTTCGAGCGTAGAATGGCACGTTATTCCTTGTTCTCCAGTTTCCTTTTCACGATCTTCCTGTTTTCCGTTTGTAAAGAAAAACCGATCGAACCTCCGAAGGAAATCAAACCGATCCCGAAAATTTCCTATCCGTTTCCAAAAGAAAACGAACCGAACCCGACCCGCATCGAATTGGGTAAAATTCTTTTCTTTGATCCGATCGTATCGGGTTCCAATTGGATCAGTTGCGCCACTTGCCACAATCCGGGTCTCGCTTGGACGGACGGATTAAAAACCGCAATCGGTCATAACATGAAAGTTTTGGGTAAGAATACTCCAACGATTATAAACTCTGCCTTTGGAGAAAAGATGTTCTGGGACGGAAGAGCCGATTCTTTAGAAGAGCAGGCATTAGGTCCGATCTCCTCTCCGGATGAAATGAATCAAAATCCGGACGAGCTCGTTTTAGAACTCAAAAAAATCAAAGGTTATCGAGATCGTTTTGAACGCGCTTATCCGAACGAAGGGATCACCAAGGAAACGATTGGGAAAGCGATCGCAAGCTTTGAAAGAAGTATTCTTTCCTTTCAATCTCCGTATGACGCTTGGATCCAAGGAGATAACAAAGCGATAAACGAATCCGCTCAAAGAGGCCAAGCGCTCTTCAAGGGGAAAGCAAACTGCATCGCTTGTCATCTCGGAAACAACTTCACGGACGACGGATTCCATAATATCGGAATCAAGTCCAAAGAAAAGGATCCTGGTCGTTTCAAACTCGTTCCGGTCAAATCGATGAAAGGCGCCTTCAAAACTCCTACGTTGCGCGACGTCGCTCTTACCGCTCCCTATATGCACGACGGGAGTTATCAAACTTTGGAAGAAGTCGTCGATCATTATGATCGTGGAGGGGACGATCTTTCCAATCTAGATCCGAATATGAAACCTCTGAAACTCTCCGAGGAAGAGAAAAAAGACCTAATCTCGTTTATGCGATCGCTTACCGGGAAAAGAGAACCGATTTCAATCCCTACATTTCCGAGATAACGATCCGATTCGAGATTCAGTTCATTAAAATTTTAGAATATTTTATTTTTATCACAAGCGAAATCGATTTTTAAAAAGGAAAACATTCCAGGAGAAATTTATGTTGAAACAAGTTTTACTAACGTGCTTACTCGCAATCCTTATGACGGGAAACCTAAACGCCGCAGAACACGAGGTAGGCCAGAAAGAAAAAAAGTTTACGGTAGAATCCTTAAAGGTTAAAATCGGGGACGTCGTGAGTTTTCCGAATTACGATTCTTTCTTTCACAATATCTATTCTTTATCCCCGGAGAAAATTTTCGATCTCGGTTCTTATCCGCAAGGACAAACGAAAAAAGTGAAATTCGATAAGGCCGGAAAAATCCTCGTGGAATGTGCGATCCATCCAGGCATGAAAATGACGATCGAAGTACAACCATGAGAAGAATCAAAATTCTTACTCTGTTTTTTTTATTCGCTGCGAGTTCGAGAGTGTTTGCTCTGGAAGCCAACGATAAATCCGTGATCCGAGGAAGTATCGTTTTTCGAACCTACTGTGTGCTTTGTCACGGAGAAAACGCGGACGGAAAGGGTCGCCTTGCCGAAGGAAAAATTCCTCCACCCGCCAATCTCACCAAAACGTTTCTGAACGACGCGCAAAAAGAGGAAATCATTCGAAAGGGAGGAATGGGAGTCGGTCGCTCTCCTTTTATGCCTCCCTGGAAGGACGAACTTTCCAACGAACAGATCAAAGACGTGATTTCATATATCAACTACATTTCAAAATCGAAATAAGTCTTAGGAATTTTCTAAACAACGTGAATCCGCTCAGCAATATCAGCATCAAATCAAGACTCAGACTTAGCTTTGGAACGATCATCGCGGTGTTCATCGCCTCTTCGATCGTAATCGCTACGAGCACACTTTCGTATAGAACTGCGATTCGTTCGATGATGGATAATTCCCAGCCGAAGTTTCAGCTACTCAATCTGACTTTGGAAAAAATCATTCTGATCGAACTCAAAATCTCCTCCAAAGTATCCACCGTCGATTCCCTTCTTTCGGAGGAGGAATACAATCAAACCCAAAAGTTGTTCGAAGAGATTAAAAATAATCTGGAACAATTTCATTCGTTTCCTTTGAAGAATTTCGAAATAGAGAACGTAAATCTTCTCAAATCACAACTCCAAAAATTTGCCCAATACAACGAAACGGTTCATCGACTTTGGAAACAAAATCAGAGACAGGAGGCTCAAATTCTCTACGTAAGAGGAATCAATCCCTTGAGCGAATCGATGCGCGATTCGATCAAACAATGGATGGAAAAGGAAAACGAAACTTCGAGGCAAAGCGGAGATAACGCGGATTCTCGGCTTACGTTTTCCTTGTATTTGATCGCGATTCTTACATTGCTTTCTTCCGCGGCGGGAATCTTTTTTTCTCGGTCCATCATTCGATCGATTACTTCTCCGTTGAAAAAGGCCATCGACCTCGCGTCTGCGATCGAAAACGGAAATCTAAATACGAAAATTCAAAACGAAAGTTCGGACGAAATGGGAGAATTATTAAAATTCCTAAAACGAATGGAAGCCTCACTTCGAGAGATCATCGTGGAAGCGAGAATTTCCATTTCCAGTTCCGAAAAGACCAGCCAGGAATTTTCCAAGGTTTCCAAAGAATTTATTGCGACATCGGAAACCCAGGCGAGCAATTCTCAAAACGTGGCGGATCTGATCGATCGACTCAGCAATCTTGTGGAAAAGAATACGTCCGTAATTCTACATTCCGCGGAGCATCTCAGAAACTTAGAAAAAGAAATTCAGGGAAATCTAATATCTTTGGGAGCGGTAACGGAATCCCTGAATTCCTTTACGATGAAAGCGAAAGAATCTTCGGAAACTGCGATCAAAGGAAGGGAAAAAGTGGACGTGGTCCAGAAATCCCTGGGAGAAGCGAAAAACAGCGTTAGAAGAATCAAAGAAACATTGGAAAAGATCGGTGAAATTTCCAATAGGACCAACATGCTAGCGTTAAACGCTTCGATCGAGGCGGCAAGAGCGGGTGAACACGGAAAAGGATTTTCAGTCGTCGCGGAAGAAGTTTCCCAACTCGCCGATCATACGATGAGAAACACGAGAGAAATCAAAGAATTGATCGAATCGACCCGAATCAACGTGGAATTAGGCGACGGGGAAATGAATCAATTCTCCGATTTTTTCAAAACCATTCAATCGGACACTTCTTTTATGGCGCAATTCAGTTTTAAACTTTTGGAGGATATGCGAAACCAGGAAGCGAGTCTGAATTCCTGTTCAACGAGGATGCATACGATCGCGGGCAATATTACGGATTTGGAAAATTCTTCTTTGGAAAATAAATCCGCTTATAGTTCGATTCAGAATTCCGTGCAAGATCTTTCCAAGGGAGCCAAATTGATTTCCTCCGGTTCGCAGGAAATCGCGTCCGGCGCGAAACTTTTAGACGCCCAATCTATGAAAGTGAAATCATTGATGGAAAAATTTATCGTCTAAATCCCGTCCCGTTCCTCACCACCGTCTTTTCCGATTAGCTCCGCTAAAACCAAACCCCCGAATATAAAAGAACATCCTAAAATTCGGATCGGCCCGGAAGTCTCACCTAATAAAAAATAGGCGATGATCGTCGAAAATACCGGCTCCAAGGAAAAGATAATTCCTACGCGAGTGGGGGAAACGAATCTCTGAAACTTTGTTTGTAAGAATGTGGTCAAAACCGAAGCCAAAAGTGCATTGTAAAGAACGCCCGGAATCAGTCTCGAGTTCGGATCGAATTTCAGTTCTTCCAATCCGGTAAAATGTAAGAAGATCACGGATACAAAGGCGAAAAGACCGGCGACAAAGGACTGATAAAAAACGGAGATTGCGATCGGAGTTTGCGAACTCACTCGATCCATCTGAATGATGTAAAGTGAAAAGAAAAGAGCGCCGCCTAACGTGATCCAATCCCCTTTTTGGATCTGTAGAGAACCTTCTTTTCCGGATTCCCCCATAAAAATCAGACAAATTCCCGCAAATACGACCGTGGCGCCCGCCAAATTCCCCTTGGAAGGGATTCTTCTTTTGAGAACGGCTTCCAAAAACGGAGTAATGACGACTAATGTTCCGATTAAAAAGGAGGATTTTGTCGCAGTGGTCGTCTTGAGTCCGACGGTTTCACACGCAAAACCGAGAAACAAAAACATTCCCAGAAAAAAAGCTCCCGGATACCAAAATTTTCCCTTTCTAAATTCTTTCCAAGCGAACGGTAAAAAAATCAGGCCCGCGATCGCAAAACGTAACGCTAAAAAAACGGAAGGAGACGTGTCTCTCAATCCGAAAATCGTCATCGTAAAGGTCCCGCCCCAAATCAGAGTACAAAAAACCAATGCTGTTTCGTTGATGAATTTTCCGGAGAGTTTCACTATATTCTATTTTTCTTAAGTAATATTCTGTATGGCTCCCAGTTTCGGTTGGGACGAATAGGAAACTCATATGTTTCGTAACCTTCTTTGGAAACTTTCACCTTTGTTTCCTTACGATCCGGAAACAACTGAAAGAAAAATCCGTTTTGGCGATTGGAGAATCTGGTTTCTTCCTGAAAGTATTTCATTCTTTCCACTTCGATCTTGGCTTCGAGGGGAACGCCTTGTTCGTCCGTGATTTTTAGGAAGATCTTTCTTCCTTCCACAACTTCGTTTAACAAAATATTCCAAGATTCCTTTAGACTGAGATTGATCTTTTCCACTTCCCTGTAGACCGGATTGAGATGAGTCGTTTCCAGAAGATAAGCCAATGTTCCATAAGCGAAGTAGAGATAATCCTGATCCACGCCGTCGATCGGATAGATGTTTTTTCTGGCTTCGAATTCTTTTTCCGGATTTAGACTCGCGACGGACGACACGATTTTCCTTCCCAACTCGCCGGCCATGTCCGGTTCCGGATTGTTCAAAGAATCGATCGAATATGGAATCAAAAGACAATTCGCATATGCATGATAGCTAATGGAGGCAACGAACCTTTCCCTCTGTGCGAGATCCATCATCGCTTTTGTTTCGGGTTCGGATCCCGCGGAAGGTCCTCGATAAAAATAATTCGAAGGATTGGACGAAGAATAACCGCCTCCGGTTTTGCCCCAGAAAAAAGGATAATTCCGATTGATATCCACTCCGGGATTGATCTTATCGTTTACCGGACCGAAACCAGGATAACCGTTCTTTCTTCCCATCAGATTGGAAACGTGCCAGAAATGTCTGGCTCCATCGGGGTTTACGATCGGAACGACCCAGATCTTCATCTTGTTTAGAATTTGCTCATATTCCTTCGGTTTGGATAGAATCGTATAAACGATATCGTAGCAGTGTTCGATCGAGATCGCTTCGTTTGCGTGATGAGCACAGTTAAAGAGAACGGAGATCTTGTCCCTATCTGGAACGCTCGTATCGGTGAGAAGTAAGGCGGGAATTTCTCTTCCTCTCGCGCTTTTTCCGATCACTTCCACACGAGCGAGTTTAGAATGGTGATTCGCGATCCCGAGTAGATAATGAATATTTAATATATTGTCTTTATACCCTTTTTTGAGATCCTCTAAACCGCTGAAGGTTTCGCTTATCAATTCTTGATAATTTCCGGAGTAATATTTGAAAGGAAGGTTTTGTTTGATGACGGCGATTCCGGGAGAAGGCAATCCCGTTTTTTCTATGTCTTCCTTGCTCATCACGGAATAATAAGCGTCGGATTCCTGATAACTGATCCGATATTTTCTTTTTGTTCTTTCCTTAAATTCCCCCAATCGCCCCGGTTCGATTTTCACAAGGAGCATCTTTCTTGTGTCGTTTAAAGGAGAATTCGGAATTCTCTTTCGAAAGAAACCGGCGCAGGAAACGAGAAGAATCAAGCCAAGGCTTGAAAGAAAGAAGGCTCGTATGAGAAGAACAAATTGCGATTTCATTCGTTTCTAAGAATGGAACTACTTTGCTTTTCTCCGTTTCAGAATCCAGATATTTTTTGCCTGCGATGCAAAAGCTCCGACCGATCATGGAGAATCGCTTTCGGCGGAATGAAACCATGCGATCAAAACTGTAATAGCCAAAAGTTGAGAGAAACTGCGATGGAATCGTCTTGCAGGAAAGAATTTTGTCGTAGTTCCCACGAAGAATTTTTTACTTGCAAAATCATGATCTTGTGATAGAGGAAAATCTCCGGAGTTTTCCGCCACCCACCCCTCCACCCAAAAATGGGCGGGGCGGGCCGTTTCACGGAGGAGCGTCGGAGTTCCGTCAATTCTTCCTCTTCCGATCCAGAACAGCTTGAGGATAAGAATCGAAAGCTTCTCCTAGCAAGGTGTCGCGAGACGATCGAAGGGAATTTTCTCTTGATTTGTCCGTTTCCTTTTTCAGTCTATCCCCAGCCTAAAAGATTCTTTGAAAGTGAGAATACTTTTGGACAGGAACCCTTCCATGAAATCGAAAATTCAGAACCTTCTTCTTTCGGTCATTATCATTTCGGCCGTTTGTTTAGGATTGAACTGTAAACTTCTCGCGGATTCTTCCGCTTGTGGCGGACAGGAAATTCCCGGAATGAAATGTATCCCTGCCGGAGAATTCATACGCGGAAGCAATTCTTTCGACGCGGATGAAAAACCCGAAGAGAAAGTGTACGTGAGCGACTTCTACATGGATATTTACGAAGTCACAAACGAAGAATTTGACAAATGCAAAGGCGCGGGCAAATGCCAAGAATGTCTTAAGACGGGAAAGTGCAACTATATCGGACCACGTTATGGTAAACCGTATTTAGGACGCAAACAACCGGCCGCCGGAATCAGCTGGTTCACGGCCAAGGAATTCTGCGAATGGGCGGGCAAACGCCTTCCCACCGAAGCGGAATGGGAAAAAGCCGCGCGAGGACCCAATGGCAATTTATATCCTTGGGGAAACGAGCCTGCGACCTGCGAAAGAGCGATCATTGAAGTGGGAGATATCAAGGGATGTGTGGCTAAAAAAACGGACAAACCTCATCTGATGCCCACTGCAGACGTGGGAACGAGACCGCCGGGAGTCTACGGACTTTACGACATGGCCGGGAACTCTTGGGAATGGACTCAGGATTGGTATTCTCCCTCGTTTAAATCCTGCGGGGAAGCTTGCCGAGGAAAGGATCCGAAAGGCCCTTGTGCGGGAAAAGAATCTTGTCCCGGTTTTACGAAGAAGGTTTTGAAAAGCGGATCTTGGTGGTGGCCCGCCAATTACGCGAGAGGTTCCAAAAGAAGAGCCCATATCCCAGAAAATTTTCCGGAATACCATCACTTTGGATTCCGTTGTGCCAAGGACGCAAACAAATAAC
It encodes the following:
- a CDS encoding formylglycine-generating enzyme family protein, with translation MKSKIQNLLLSVIIISAVCLGLNCKLLADSSACGGQEIPGMKCIPAGEFIRGSNSFDADEKPEEKVYVSDFYMDIYEVTNEEFDKCKGAGKCQECLKTGKCNYIGPRYGKPYLGRKQPAAGISWFTAKEFCEWAGKRLPTEAEWEKAARGPNGNLYPWGNEPATCERAIIEVGDIKGCVAKKTDKPHLMPTADVGTRPPGVYGLYDMAGNSWEWTQDWYSPSFKSCGEACRGKDPKGPCAGKESCPGFTKKVLKSGSWWWPANYARGSKRRAHIPENFPEYHHFGFRCAKDANK